The DNA region CAACATAACAGTGACCGAATAGCTGATTTTCCCAGTGATCCCGGGCACCACCGAGCTGCGGGGACAACTTACCGTTGGAAACGCGGGTTTCAAACTGGCTGCGATACTCGCCATCCGCCAGCAAACCGGCAATCACTGGCCAGCCGCGATAATCGAGACGATCAGGATGGAAATGAAAGGCAATACGGCCATGTTGCGCTAGATTCAGCAGCCCGTGGTTAAGCCGAGGCGTGGCAATGGCGGACATCTGCTGCACATTACGGATCAGCCCGATAGCGTTATCCCGCCGAGCCTGTGCTTGAGTGCCGATAAAATCAATCGCTGTCATTGCCCGCATTCCTTAGTTGCAACAGCTTCAAGATACTGCAAATTATGGGGCATTGGCAGCCCGAACTGTGATCTGGTTCAGCAAGCCGACAGCTGCGGATGAATTCTGTTCTGCTCATGGTACTGCCATGGCTTTTGCTGTACACTTGCCGCCCGCCTGAAATGGCTCCAGCTTTCGGCTTACATGCCACTTAATTCGAGACTATTGCATGAGTTTTGCCTCTCTTGGCTTATCCACCCCAATCCTAAATGCGGTTATTGAACAGGGTTATAACGATCCAACCCCCATCCAGCAACAGGCTATTCCGGCTGTCCTACAAGGCAACGATGTGATGGCCGCTGCGCAGACCGGGACTGGCAAAACCGCGGCATTTACCTTACCGATTTTGCACTTGTTGAGTGGTGGCTCACGCCCGAAAGCCAATCAAATCCGCACCCTGATCCTAACGCCTACCCGCGAACTGGCGGCACAGATTGCCGACAATGTGCGTGATTACGGTAAAAACCTCAATCTTCGCAGTGCCGTAGTGTTTGGTGGTGTTTCCATTAATCCGCAGATGCTGGCATTACGCCGTGGTGTGGATATTCTGGTGGCAACTCCAGGACGTTTGCTGGATCTGTATCAGCAAAATGCGGTCAAATTTGACCGTTTGGAGATCCTGGTACTGGATGAAGCCGATCGCATGCTGGATATGGGTTTTATTCACGACATCAAGAAAATTCTGGCATTGCTGCCGCCTAAACGACAAAACCTGCTGTTCAGCGCTACATTCTCTGATGATATCCGGGCACTGGCAAAAGGGCTGGTAACCAATCCTACGGAGATTTCAGTTACCCCACCCAACAGCACGGCTGAACAGGTAACACAGACGCTGTATGCCGTGGATAAATCGAAAAAACTGCACTCCTTATTCAGCTTATCCAACAGCAGCAATGGTCACAGGTACTGGTATTTTCCCGGACCAAACATGGTGCCAACCGTCTAGCGAAACAGTTAGATGCCGCCAAGATCAGCGCAGCAGCGATCCACGGCAACAAAAGCCAAGGCGCCCGCACCCGCGCCTTGACTGATTTTAAAAATGGCACAGTGACAGTGCTGGTGGCGACCGATATTGCCGCCCGTGGACTGGATATTGACCTGCTGCCGCAAGTGGTGAATTTTGACTTGCCTAACGTGCCTGAAGACTATGTGCATCGCATTGGCCGAACCGGACGCGCCGGTGCCTCCGGACATGCGGTATCTCTGGTATGTGACGAAGAACAGAAACAGCTAGCCGATATCGAGAACCTAATTGGGAAGCATATTCCACGGGAAACGCTAGCGGAATTTGCCCCCAACAAACCGCTGCAAGAAACCCACTTGCGCGCCAATGGCCCGAAAAACCTAAAAAGCCGAAGAAACCCAAACAGCCAAGGGAAGCGCAAGCTGGTGAAACTACGGCTGAACGCCCAGCAAGAGCCCAAGCGCCACGCCGAAAACCCAGCGCTGATGGACAACAACGCCCTGCCGCGAATAAGCCGAAGCCGAGGAAGCCTGGGGAACAGCAAGGTCGCCCAGCGGCTAATCGCAGTGGTCACAATTCTCGCCGAGGGAATCACAATCCAACACAGGGTTGATGGTTAGGTAAAGTGGTGTTGCTCTGATTTAAGGTGCAACACCTTAATCTTCTGCAATCACATAATGGCGTGCCGCGGTGCGTGATGTTCAGCGTAACGGCACGGTAGCCAACAGCCGTGTATGTTGCTGCTGTTGATACCAATTATTGAATACCAGTGACAGTTGCGTCACCGCATGACGACCAAAGTCATAGTCACGATACTGTGCCAGATAATCCAGCAACCGCTGTGGTTGCTGCAACGGCGCATTGAAGCGCACCAAAGTGGCATGAGCCGTGGCGATTTTGTAACGACTGTCAATACTACAAGGCAAGCCGGAGTCTCGATACGCTTGCCGTAAGCGTTCACGCAGCGCCGATAATTGCCGTTCATCAGCCACAAAGCCCTGCAATAAAATGCAGCTCGGTGATGCGGTAATGCCACGGAACATCACCTCGAAACGCGTAGTTTCAGCCAATGCCCGCTGCAACACCTCACCATAACCCGCAATATTGAGATCCTGTAGTCGCAGCCCCGCAATACAAGAGATAATCGACAACACGGTCAGGTGCATATCGGTAACGGGTTGCCGGTATTGCTGCGGTTCAAGTTCCAGAACACCTTGTAAAAAACCATTAATTTCATGCACTAATGATTGACTCGATGACAAGTAAGACAGCACGGTAACCCCACGCCGGGTGTCTGCTGGATTGTTGATTAATGCATCGGTCTGATATTGCCCACGGCCAATCGCCGCCGTAGCCTGTTGCCACATATCTTGATAAATTGCCTGCATCTTGCCCTGTTTTACGGCCATGTTTAAGTGCAACGATTAAGATTGGCGCTATATCTCAACCCCAAGAAAATACTTCACCGCATAACCGATAAAGAACGAGATAATTGCAACGCCGAAGGTGATGGATGACATCTCTAACACGCGGCTTTTAAAACTGAGATCTTTGGCGACCGAGATATAAAAGGTGTACAGCACGATGGCGATCAGAGCCAAAACAAACATCAGCGCTAAGGCCGCCACCATCGACTGCAACACAAAGAATGGCAACACCAGCACGGCTGTCGTGAGGATATAAGACACGCCGGTATAGGCCGAATAAGACAGTGCACTGATATCCGGATTGGGGTTTTCTTTTGATTCCAGATAAGCCGACCCCGCCATCGACAATGACGCCGCAATGCCCATAATCAAGCCTGTTGCCCCCACCACCAGCGTTTTATCAAATGCCAGCGCAATACCACTGAGCGTGCCGGTCAATTCCACCAGCGCATCATTCATCCCCAAGACAATAGCGCCAGTGTACAGCAGCTTTTTATCGTGGAGCATGTCTATCAGCTCTAATTCGTGGTTGATTTCCTGATGGTAAATCGTCTTCGCCTGTGGGTAGATATCGAATAACTCTTTATAAAATTGCTCGGCACCACACTCTTTTTCTCTAGACTTTTCAATGCGAAGGAGGTGCCAAGCAGTTTTACCAGCAAGACATACCACATCACCAGCCAATGCTGTGGCGACAATTCTCGTTGGGTAATACCGACCCAAAAGTGGTAATGCTGCTGTTCTTCCCGCGCGATTTTTTCAAAATTTTCTTGTTCTTATCTTCCTGTTGTAGTGCTGCCAACACGGTATAGATAGTGAAATCATTGATTTCATTTTGCTGCTGTCGCAACGCTTTTTTAAATCGCCTGCCGTGAATGCCTGTGTCATACCGCCACCATCCGTTGGGTTATTTGCTTACAACACCATAAGCTTATGCTGAAGCATATCAAGTGAACAGTGTGATAGCCCACAGTTGTCACGAATGTAGCCGCGATTTTCCTCGCCGCATAAAAAGCCCGGAACCAGTCCGGGCTAAGCTCAAACAACCGAGATCAATAGCCGACAGCGGCTCCCTGCGGCCGACGCGCATCATTAGCGCCATAAATAAAGCCAGCACGGACGTTGCCAGAAACCGACGAGTCACTGACATTGGAATGCTGCTCATCCTTCACCATGCTGGGGAGCCCCACCATAATGGCTTCTGCCGCCCCCAAGGTTTTTTCTCAACCATGGTATAACCCCGAGCTTTGAGGATTTTCAGCGTATCGGGTGAAATCCCACGGGTTTCATACAGCACCACATCGGGCAACCATTGTTGATGAATGCGCGGCGCGTTCACCGCCTCCTGCAGATTCATGCCGTAGTCGATAACGTTCAGCACAGTATTCAGTGTGATGGTAATAATCAGCGAACCGCCGGGCGAACCCACCACCATAAAGGTTTTGCCATCTTTAGTAATAATGGTGGGTGACATGGACGATAACGGCCGTTTCCCAGGAGCGATGGCGTTAGCTTTACCCTGTACCAGCCCGAACATGTTTTTTGCACCAATTTTTGAGGTGAAGTCATCCATCTCATCATTCAGCCAGAAGCCCGCACCAGGCGCCATAACGCCAGCCCCAAAACGGCCATTGATAGTGTAAGTGGTAGACACCGCATTACCCGCCTTATCTAACACGGAATAATGGGTGGTTTGTGGTTTTTCATGGGGTGGCACCCCGGCGGCGATGGCGCTGGAAGGAGTAGCGTTCACTGGGTCAATGGTTTTACGGATTTCTGCCGCGTATTCTTTGCTCAGCAGTTTCTGCATCGGAATTTTAACGAAATCTGGGTCGCCTAACAGGCTGTTACGGTCAACAAACGCGTGACGCATTGCTTCAGCGGTAAAATGGATGGCATCGGCAGAACCATAACCCATAGACTTCAGATCGTAACCCTCAAGAATATTCAGGATCTGACACATGGTTGTGCCACCTGAACTTGGCGGTGGTGCCGAGATAAACTCATAACCACGGTAGGAACACTTCACGGGCGTGCGTTCTTTCGCCACGTAGTTGGCAAAATCCTTGGCAGTGATATAACCACCATTGGCTTTAGCGGCTTTTGCTACCGCCTGCGGGATCTCGCCTTTATAGAAAGCATCTGGGCCATTTTGAGCAATCTTTTGCAACGTATCGGCCAAAGCAGGCTGTATCAGACGGTCACCGGGTTCCAGAGGAGAACCGTCTGCATGCAGGAAAATTTTAGCGGCTTGCTGATCGCCACGCATTTTCTCAAGGCTGGTGTCGATAACGTCAGTATCACCTCGGGTTAGTATAAAACCTTCCCGTGCCAATTTGATTGCTGGCGCCATGATTTGTGCCCGCGTCAGCTTGCCTGAGCCATATTTAGTCAACGCTAGCTCCATACCACGTACCGTACCAGGCACACCAACGGCACCCCAGCCCAGCGTGCTGGCATGCGGAATAAGGTTTCCGTCTTTGTCTTGATACATTTTGGCAGTCGCTGCCGCCGGCGCCATTTCCCGGAAATCGATAAAATGATCAGAGCCATCCGCCAGATGCAGTGTCATAAAACCACCGCCACCAATATTGCCACAACAGGAGTTCACCACCGCTTGGGCGTAGCCCACAGCCACCGCGGCATCTACCGCATTGCCGCCCATTTTGAGAATTTCCACCCCAGCTTCGGAGGCAAAGCGCTGCGAAGACACGACCATGCCATTCTTGGCTTCAACCGGTGGTAATGAGGCGGCTAATAGATGTGTTGTAACAAAAGGAGAAATAGTGGACAAAGCCAACAGCGAAGCCTGCAACAGGCGTTTTTTATAATACATTCCTTATTCCTGGCAATGAACTCAGATAGCCAACCCTATGGCAGCCCACCCAAAATAGCAATAAGGCATTATTTATTTAATAGATAATGAACAGCACTTGCTCAATATCGTTCAATTAATCGGGAATTTAACGGATGTTTATTGAAATTCACTGGCGAGTTATTGCCAGCACCTCAGTTACACAGATGCCCTAACCCAGGCTAGCGCTGAGATTAGGGCACACAGAAAACCGATTATTCGATGATCAGTTCAACACGAATATTGCCACGGGTGGCATTGGAATAGGGACAAACCTGATGGGCTTTTTCCACCAATGATTGCAACTGTGCTTTATCCATTCCGGCAACGCTGATATGTAGTGCTACATCAATGGCAAAGCCGACACCGTGTGGGTTGGCGCCAATACCGACATGCGCCGTAATAGTCGGCTCCTGCGGCAAACGGAGTTGGTCCTGTGCGGCCACAAATTTCATGGCGCCGATAAAACAGGCGGAATAACCTGCCGCAAATAGCTGTTCCGGGTTAGTCCCCTCACCACCCGCGCCGCCTAACGCTTTGGGAGTGCTGAGCTTTATGTTTAAGTGTTCATCGGAAGAAACTGAGCGACCGTCACGGCCACCGGTAGATGTTGCTTGAGCGGTATAGAGAATGTTCATAAGATCTGCTCCAATTAATTATCGCGATAACTATATGTTTTAAAAAAATAGCCAACCCGGCTTCACGATATAAAGTTATCGCAATAATTGTTATCGCGCAAACATTATTTTGAATGCTGTTGCAGATTATCCCGTAGGGAAATTATTTTATCTTTTAATTCAACTAGTTCAGATTGATCCATCGCGCATGCCTGAAACAAGCACTGATTGATATGTAATGCTTGTGTCCGCAAAGCACTCCCAGCCTCAGTTAAGCCTATGCGCAGTGCGCGCTCATCCACTGGATCTTTCAGGCGCTGCACGAGTCCTTCCTGCTCCAAGCGTTTGATCACCGGGGTTAATGCTCCTGATTTTTGCCCCAATTGCGCCCCGATATCCTTGAGATTTAATTTATCTTCTTGCCACAGGATCAACATCACCAGGTACTGCGGGTAAGTCAGGCCTAATGGTTCCAGCAGGGGTTTATACAGTTGCGTCATTGTCAGCGATGCTGAATACAGCGCAAAGCAGAGCTGATTATCCAGCGCCAGCGGATCTTTACTGGGCATGTGTGTTCTCTCATCACCAATCATCTTGTCTATCTTACCTTTGAATCCGCTTGCCACAGAAGCGCTAAAACGGGAAAGCGTAATAACTTTGTACCAAAGTCCAGCTTGAGATCGCACTAGATAACCGCCTATGGTGTTATTTTGCACAGTGTTATGCCTACGATGACTTAAAGGAACTCACATGCCAACGCCATATCCACTGCAAGGAGGTTGCGATTGCGGTTTTATCCGTTATCGCCTCAACTGTAAACCGTTGATAGTACACTGTTGTCACTGTAGTTGGTGCCAACGCGAAACCGGCTCAGCGTTTGCGATAAATGCCATGGTGGAAACAGAACATGTCGAACTGTTAAGTGGCGAACCCGAGCTGATCAATACCCCATCGGCCAGTGGACAAGGACAACAGATTGCCCGCTGTCCACACTGTCATGTGGCATTGTGGAGTCACTACGCAGGCAGTGGCCCATTGACGAGTTTTATCCGAGTGGGAACGCTCGACCAGCCGCAGTTACTGCCGCCGGATGTTCATATTTTCACCTCGACAAAACAACCTTGGGTGATCCTGCCAGAAACTACGCCTGTATTTACAGAATATTACGATCGCCAGCAGGTATGGTGTGGCGAAAGTTTGCAACGCGCAGAGGTGCTGATGCCGAAAATTAAAGCCTATCGGCAATCGCTTAAAACAGCGTAACTCACGCGCACAAAAACCTTACAGGCGAGCCTCGCTACGACGTTGATACTCAGCGATCATGTGATTGATGGCTTCCTGTTCATAAGGCCGTAACCCACTCAGCACCATGGTCTTACGGCCAGTACCGACCTGTTTACCACCACTGAGCAAGGCAAATTCCAGCAAGACATCACCGCGTTTGCCGTCCACCTGCAACTGCTTGTTCACCAGTTCCAGCGTCATCTCTTCAAACGCTAAGGTATCCAGTTCAAAACTCATGGTTTCATAGATGACCAGTGGCCGCTCGGGATTGATCATCACCTGGTATTCCTGCATCAGCGGTACCAGCACATGCACAAAATTAAGCCCAGAAAACGCCACATAGCTACGAATAAAAGCTTCTAGTTGCTGTTCACAATAACGCTGTTCACCGGCGCGACTAACTTTGAGGTAGCGCTTGCCTTTTTCATCTTCAATGCCTATCTGCTCATCGCTGGCATCGGGAAAATGCAGTGCAACCGCATCATTCACCATGCCTTCAAAACGGAACTGCATCTTACAGCTGAGGCCATATTTATCCAGCACCAAGGCAAATAGCAGATCGCCCGGAACACAAAAACGCTTGGCATTTTCATCGTGCAGCGGGTTAAAGTCGCCCGCGATATCTTTGGCAAAGTCACTGGCCTGCTTTCTGCTGATGACGATACTATTATTTTCTTTTTTAAAATAGTCAGTTAGAAACATCTATC from Shewanella dokdonensis includes:
- a CDS encoding 2'-5' RNA ligase family protein produces the protein MAVKQGKMQAIYQDMWQQATAAIGRGQYQTDALINNPADTRRGVTVLSYLSSSQSLVHEINGFLQGVLELEPQQYRQPVTDMHLTVLSIISCIAGLRLQDLNIAGYGEVLQRALAETTRFEVMFRGITASPSCILLQGFVADERQLSALRERLRQAYRDSGLPCSIDSRYKIATAHATLVRFNAPLQQPQRLLDYLAQYRDYDFGRHAVTQLSLVFNNWYQQQQHTRLLATVPLR
- the ggt gene encoding gamma-glutamyltransferase, encoding MYYKKRLLQASLLALSTISPFVTTHLLAASLPPVEAKNGMVVSSQRFASEAGVEILKMGGNAVDAAVAVGYAQAVVNSCCGNIGGGGFMTLHLADGSDHFIDFREMAPAAATAKMYQDKDGNLIPHASTLGWGAVGVPGTVRGMELALTKYGSGKLTRAQIMAPAIKLAREGFILTRGDTDVIDTSLEKMRGDQQAAKIFLHADGSPLEPGDRLIQPALADTLQKIAQNGPDAFYKGEIPQAVAKAAKANGGYITAKDFANYVAKERTPVKCSYRGYEFISAPPPSSGGTTMCQILNILEGYDLKSMGYGSADAIHFTAEAMRHAFVDRNSLLGDPDFVKIPMQKLLSKEYAAEIRKTIDPVNATPSSAIAAGVPPHEKPQTTHYSVLDKAGNAVSTTYTINGRFGAGVMAPGAGFWLNDEMDDFTSKIGAKNMFGLVQGKANAIAPGKRPLSSMSPTIITKDGKTFMVVGSPGGSLIITITLNTVLNVIDYGMNLQEAVNAPRIHQQWLPDVVLYETRGISPDTLKILKARGYTMVEKKPWGRQKPLWWGSPAW
- a CDS encoding organic hydroperoxide resistance protein, which codes for MNILYTAQATSTGGRDGRSVSSDEHLNIKLSTPKALGGAGGEGTNPEQLFAAGYSACFIGAMKFVAAQDQLRLPQEPTITAHVGIGANPHGVGFAIDVALHISVAGMDKAQLQSLVEKAHQVCPYSNATRGNIRVELIIE
- a CDS encoding MarR family winged helix-turn-helix transcriptional regulator encodes the protein MRSQAGLWYKVITLSRFSASVASGFKGKIDKMIGDERTHMPSKDPLALDNQLCFALYSASLTMTQLYKPLLEPLGLTYPQYLVMLILWQEDKLNLKDIGAQLGQKSGALTPVIKRLEQEGLVQRLKDPVDERALRIGLTEAGSALRTQALHINQCLFQACAMDQSELVELKDKIISLRDNLQQHSK
- a CDS encoding GFA family protein → MPTPYPLQGGCDCGFIRYRLNCKPLIVHCCHCSWCQRETGSAFAINAMVETEHVELLSGEPELINTPSASGQGQQIARCPHCHVALWSHYAGSGPLTSFIRVGTLDQPQLLPPDVHIFTSTKQPWVILPETTPVFTEYYDRQQVWCGESLQRAEVLMPKIKAYRQSLKTA
- a CDS encoding DUF3581 domain-containing protein; the encoded protein is MFLTDYFKKENNSIVISRKQASDFAKDIAGDFNPLHDENAKRFCVPGDLLFALVLDKYGLSCKMQFRFEGMVNDAVALHFPDASDEQIGIEDEKGKRYLKVSRAGEQRYCEQQLEAFIRSYVAFSGLNFVHVLVPLMQEYQVMINPERPLVIYETMSFELDTLAFEEMTLELVNKQLQVDGKRGDVLLEFALLSGGKQVGTGRKTMVLSGLRPYEQEAINHMIAEYQRRSEARL